One Opitutia bacterium DNA segment encodes these proteins:
- a CDS encoding ATP-binding protein, with amino-acid sequence MLRSLRIENFKRFRSLDIPQLKRVNLISGRNNTGKTALLEAIMLLLDGQNKFSNLPNIFRMGGELGNANENFWRWLLPDKNLSLGAILGGQLDGFSEPYEVGLLGSKFLWPERDTFRIFDRASSNGSIEFQIAQQEVSGVPSFHLPDSGHRVSALSTRPSDPQQDAANYDRVVLKKGAEARLEKLLRKLEPRLLSVRSIKPHGASLIYVDLGLDEKIPAVHLGQGFNRLLAIYSEILASGSNVLLIDEIENGIHHEILPDVWKGIRELAESENIQVFATTHSWECVVAAHETYAETLDYDFALHRMVEVEGDVSVQTLGKEALEASIKGLIDVR; translated from the coding sequence ATGCTCCGGTCGCTCCGCATCGAGAATTTCAAGCGCTTCCGCTCACTCGATATCCCGCAACTCAAGCGGGTGAATCTCATTTCCGGCCGAAATAACACCGGCAAGACCGCGCTGCTCGAGGCGATCATGCTGCTGCTGGATGGGCAGAACAAGTTCAGCAATCTGCCGAATATTTTCCGCATGGGCGGTGAGTTGGGAAACGCCAACGAGAATTTCTGGCGGTGGTTGTTGCCGGACAAGAATCTCAGTTTGGGTGCAATCCTTGGAGGGCAACTGGACGGATTTTCTGAGCCATATGAGGTTGGGTTGCTCGGCTCCAAGTTTTTGTGGCCAGAGAGAGACACATTCAGAATTTTCGATCGCGCGAGCAGCAATGGTTCCATTGAATTTCAAATCGCGCAACAGGAGGTTTCCGGAGTCCCATCCTTTCATCTTCCCGACTCCGGCCACCGCGTTTCCGCCCTCTCCACCCGCCCGAGCGACCCGCAGCAAGACGCCGCCAACTACGACCGCGTCGTCCTGAAAAAAGGCGCCGAGGCCCGTCTCGAAAAGCTCCTCCGCAAACTCGAGCCGCGCCTGCTCTCCGTCCGCTCGATCAAGCCCCACGGCGCGTCGCTCATCTACGTCGATCTCGGTCTCGACGAGAAAATCCCCGCTGTGCACCTCGGCCAGGGCTTCAACCGCTTGCTCGCGATCTACTCCGAGATTCTCGCCTCCGGCAGCAACGTGCTGCTGATTGACGAGATCGAGAACGGCATTCACCACGAGATCCTGCCCGACGTGTGGAAGGGCATCCGCGAACTCGCCGAATCCGAAAACATCCAGGTGTTCGCCACGACACACAGTTGGGAATGCGTGGTCGCTGCGCACGAGACCTACGCCGAGACACTAGATTACGATTTTGCGCTGCACCGGATGGTCGAAGTCGAGGGCGATGTGTCCGTCCAGACCTTGGGCAAAGAAGCCTTGGAAGCGTCCATCAAGGGGCTCATCGACGTCCGTTGA
- a CDS encoding thioredoxin family protein, which translates to MIRPLITCLFLSVAALLRAETAPSPPLEKEVGEIVAGPQVTVVHFWAPWCPNCRAEMVPDGWAKFIGANPSVKFVFLNVWSRGKDPAPALAAGGLGAQPNLTLLTHPNATSKSGPERMNTFLGLPVTWLPTTWVFRAGKLRYALNYGEVRFDVLQTLVNDTNEKWDR; encoded by the coding sequence ATGATCCGCCCCCTGATCACCTGCCTGTTCCTCTCCGTGGCCGCGCTGCTCCGCGCCGAAACCGCTCCGTCGCCGCCGCTCGAGAAGGAAGTCGGCGAGATCGTGGCCGGGCCGCAGGTCACCGTCGTGCATTTTTGGGCCCCGTGGTGCCCGAATTGCCGCGCGGAGATGGTGCCGGATGGCTGGGCGAAATTCATCGGTGCGAACCCCAGCGTGAAGTTCGTCTTCCTCAACGTGTGGAGTCGCGGCAAAGACCCCGCGCCCGCGCTCGCCGCCGGCGGACTCGGCGCGCAGCCGAACCTCACGCTGCTCACTCATCCCAACGCGACGTCCAAATCCGGTCCGGAGCGCATGAACACCTTTCTCGGTTTGCCCGTCACGTGGCTGCCGACGACGTGGGTGTTCCGCGCCGGCAAGCTCCGTTACGCGCTCAACTACGGCGAAGTTCGCTTCGACGTGCTGCAGACGCTCGTGAACGACACGAACGAAAAATGGGACCGCTGA
- the raiA gene encoding ribosome-associated translation inhibitor RaiA: protein MNDKIHVRGIHLTLTPALTQAMHEKAERLLRHNSHIIRIRLDLEFHDTKTPEQRFIAKAQVEIDGPDLVASATSEDGYKSVDLLVDKLDKLLRERHAKRVHVRNDAGRQAPDVLHGKV from the coding sequence ATGAACGACAAAATCCACGTTCGCGGAATCCACCTCACGCTCACCCCCGCCCTCACCCAGGCGATGCACGAAAAGGCCGAGCGTCTCCTTCGCCACAACTCGCACATCATCCGCATCCGGCTCGACCTCGAGTTTCACGATACGAAGACGCCCGAGCAACGCTTCATCGCGAAGGCCCAGGTGGAAATCGACGGCCCGGATCTGGTCGCCTCCGCCACGAGCGAGGACGGCTACAAGTCCGTCGACCTGCTCGTCGACAAGCTCGACAAACTCCTGCGCGAGCGTCACGCGAAGCGCGTCCATGTCCGCAACGACGCCGGCCGCCAGGCGCCCGACGTGTTGCACGGCAAGGTCTGA
- a CDS encoding TerC family protein, with protein MFEWLSDPQAWISLLTLTGLEIVLGIDNVIFISILAGKLPVEQQPKARKLGLSLALLTRIALLASIAWIAKLTNPLFSLLGHGISGRDLILIIGGLFLIFKSTHEIHEKLEGEEGHASAKVAASFAKVIVQIMLLDVVFSLDSVITAVGMAQHLTVMIAAVILAMGVMLLAAGSISDFVNKHPTLKILALSFLLLIGTTLIAEGMGFHIPKGYVYFAMAFSFGVEMLNLKLRKKAQPVALHQPYR; from the coding sequence ATGTTCGAATGGCTCAGCGACCCGCAGGCGTGGATCAGCCTGCTCACCTTGACCGGGCTCGAGATCGTGCTCGGTATCGACAACGTAATCTTCATCTCGATCCTCGCCGGCAAATTGCCGGTCGAGCAACAGCCGAAGGCGCGCAAGCTCGGCTTGAGCCTCGCGCTCCTCACCCGCATCGCCCTGCTCGCGAGCATCGCCTGGATCGCGAAGCTCACGAATCCGCTTTTCAGTCTGTTGGGACACGGCATTTCGGGCCGCGACCTGATTTTGATCATCGGCGGCCTGTTCCTGATTTTCAAAAGCACGCACGAGATCCATGAGAAGCTCGAGGGCGAGGAAGGCCACGCGTCCGCCAAGGTCGCGGCCTCATTCGCCAAGGTGATCGTGCAGATCATGCTGCTCGACGTCGTGTTCTCGCTCGACTCGGTCATCACGGCCGTGGGCATGGCGCAGCACCTCACGGTCATGATCGCGGCGGTCATTCTCGCGATGGGCGTGATGCTGCTCGCGGCGGGCTCGATCAGCGATTTCGTGAACAAGCATCCGACGCTGAAGATCCTCGCGCTGTCGTTCCTGCTGTTGATCGGCACGACGCTCATCGCCGAGGGCATGGGCTTCCACATCCCGAAGGGCTACGTCTATTTCGCCATGGCGTTCTCGTTCGGCGTGGAGATGTTGAACCTCAAGCTGCGCAAGAAGGCGCAGCCGGTCGCGCTGCATCAGCCGTATCGCTGA
- a CDS encoding AEC family transporter has product MTSYAQLFATVLPVFLVVLLGIGLRRAGWVKAEAEESLFNLVIKVATPCLIFDSVVGNAALREPGNLLLAPLAGFALTLASFGLALLAARAIGLHVGTGLRTFAITAGLANYGYLPLPIVDAMWGGEARGLLLTHNMGVEAAIWTGGVLIVSGLGLREGWRRILNVPLFALLTALTVNLTGLGPLIPGPVMSAVHAVGLIMIPLGLIMTGVSIQPHVGELGKLVAPRVLLGAAAVRLLVLPLLFFAVAKFGPFSPELKRILVIQAAMPSAVIPIIIARVYGGQPLVAVQIVLGTTAVGLFTIPFWIQTGLAWVGVQ; this is encoded by the coding sequence ATGACCAGCTACGCCCAACTTTTCGCGACCGTGCTGCCGGTGTTCCTGGTCGTGTTGCTCGGCATCGGGCTGCGGCGCGCAGGGTGGGTGAAGGCGGAGGCGGAGGAGAGTTTGTTCAACCTCGTGATCAAGGTCGCGACGCCGTGCCTGATTTTCGATTCGGTCGTGGGCAACGCCGCGCTGCGCGAGCCGGGCAATCTCCTGCTCGCGCCGCTTGCGGGTTTTGCCCTGACGCTGGCGAGCTTCGGCCTCGCGCTGCTCGCAGCGCGGGCGATCGGCCTGCACGTCGGCACCGGATTGCGCACGTTCGCGATCACGGCGGGGCTGGCGAACTACGGTTACCTGCCGCTGCCGATCGTCGATGCGATGTGGGGCGGCGAAGCGCGCGGCTTGCTGCTGACGCACAACATGGGCGTGGAGGCCGCGATCTGGACGGGTGGCGTGCTGATCGTGAGCGGCCTCGGCTTGCGCGAGGGTTGGCGGCGGATTCTGAACGTGCCGCTGTTCGCGTTGCTCACGGCGCTCACGGTGAATCTCACGGGTCTCGGTCCGCTGATCCCGGGGCCGGTGATGAGCGCGGTGCACGCGGTCGGGTTGATCATGATTCCGCTCGGGTTGATCATGACCGGCGTCAGCATCCAGCCGCACGTGGGCGAGCTGGGGAAGCTCGTCGCGCCGCGCGTGCTGCTCGGCGCGGCGGCGGTGCGCTTGCTGGTCTTGCCGCTGTTGTTTTTCGCGGTGGCGAAGTTCGGGCCGTTTTCGCCGGAGCTGAAGCGCATCCTCGTCATCCAGGCGGCCATGCCCTCGGCGGTGATTCCGATCATCATTGCGCGGGTCTACGGCGGGCAGCCGCTCGTCGCGGTGCAGATCGTGCTCGGAACGACGGCGGTGGGGCTGTTCACGATTCCCTTCTGGATTCAGACCGGGCTGGCGTGGGTCGGCGTGCAATAG
- a CDS encoding NAD(P)/FAD-dependent oxidoreductase, translating into MNERQVSVVGGGAAGFFGAIACAEANPACRVTLYEATAHTLAKVKISGGGRCNVTHHCFEPRELAKRYPRGGRELTGAFSRFQPRDTVEWFAARGVTLKAEDDGRMFPVTDNSQTIIDALLGAARKAGVVVRTQCGVKSALRVPTSGGFHLELTTGEEMTTDRLLLATGGNKSNAGFAIAQSFGHHLETPVPSLFTFHIDDPRLKDLAGVSVEDAATAVAGTALKERGPMLVTHWGLSGPAVLKVSAWGARLLAEREYQFALRVNWAPKFNAETARAELERARGAEPRKQVTTWSPLGVPLRLWERLVVAAGIAANAPWTTVGNPALRALAAQVTEAEFAVKGKSLFKDEFVTCGGVKLSEVDFKRMESRLVPGLHFAGEMLDIDGVTGGFNFQAAWTTGWLAGRAMAE; encoded by the coding sequence ATGAACGAGCGGCAGGTCAGCGTGGTCGGCGGCGGCGCAGCCGGGTTCTTCGGCGCCATCGCGTGCGCCGAGGCGAATCCTGCTTGCCGCGTCACGCTCTACGAGGCCACGGCGCACACGCTCGCCAAGGTGAAGATTTCCGGCGGCGGCCGCTGCAACGTCACGCACCACTGCTTCGAGCCACGCGAACTCGCGAAGCGCTACCCGCGTGGCGGCCGCGAGCTGACCGGCGCCTTCAGCCGCTTCCAGCCGCGCGATACCGTCGAGTGGTTCGCCGCGCGCGGCGTCACGCTGAAGGCCGAGGACGACGGCCGCATGTTTCCGGTCACGGACAACTCGCAGACGATCATCGACGCGCTGCTCGGCGCCGCGCGCAAGGCGGGTGTCGTCGTGCGCACGCAATGCGGAGTGAAGAGCGCGCTGCGCGTGCCGACCAGCGGCGGATTTCACCTCGAGCTGACCACGGGCGAAGAGATGACGACCGATCGCCTGCTGCTCGCCACCGGCGGCAACAAATCAAACGCCGGCTTCGCGATCGCGCAGTCGTTCGGTCACCACCTCGAGACGCCCGTGCCATCGCTGTTCACGTTCCACATCGACGATCCGCGCCTGAAGGATCTCGCCGGCGTGTCGGTCGAGGACGCCGCCACCGCGGTCGCAGGCACGGCGCTGAAGGAACGCGGGCCGATGCTCGTGACGCATTGGGGCCTGAGCGGTCCGGCGGTGCTGAAGGTTTCCGCTTGGGGCGCGCGGCTGCTCGCGGAGCGCGAATACCAGTTCGCGTTGCGCGTGAACTGGGCGCCGAAGTTCAACGCCGAGACCGCACGCGCCGAGCTCGAGCGCGCGCGCGGCGCCGAGCCGCGCAAGCAGGTCACGACGTGGAGCCCGCTCGGCGTGCCGCTGCGCCTGTGGGAACGGCTCGTCGTTGCGGCTGGCATCGCGGCCAACGCGCCGTGGACCACCGTCGGCAATCCCGCGCTGCGCGCGCTCGCGGCGCAGGTCACCGAGGCGGAATTCGCGGTGAAGGGGAAAAGTTTGTTCAAGGACGAGTTCGTCACCTGCGGCGGCGTGAAGTTGAGCGAGGTGGATTTCAAGCGCATGGAGAGCCGCCTCGTGCCCGGCCTGCATTTCGCCGGCGAGATGCTCGACATCGACGGCGTGACGGGCGGTTTTAATTTCCAAGCCGCGTGGACCACCGGCTGGCTCGCCGGCCGCGCGATGGCGGAGTGA
- a CDS encoding metallopeptidase family protein, with protein sequence MQFPALVRIAQETVAAAQRRLPAEVRNVAAAVPVCYETVPNDAILAEGWEPDILGLFVGHEHGGELRDDHAPLPPQILLFLENLWDYAEGDTGIFRDEVRLTYLHELGHYLGWDEEEVAQRGLE encoded by the coding sequence GTGCAATTTCCCGCCCTCGTCCGCATCGCCCAAGAGACCGTGGCCGCCGCGCAGCGCCGGCTGCCGGCCGAGGTGCGGAACGTCGCGGCTGCGGTGCCGGTGTGCTACGAAACCGTGCCGAACGACGCCATCCTCGCCGAGGGTTGGGAGCCGGATATCCTGGGGCTTTTCGTTGGCCACGAGCACGGCGGGGAGTTGCGCGACGACCATGCGCCCCTGCCGCCGCAAATCCTGCTCTTTCTCGAAAATCTCTGGGACTATGCCGAGGGCGACACCGGTATCTTTCGCGACGAGGTGCGCCTGACCTACCTGCACGAACTGGGGCACTATTTGGGCTGGGACGAGGAGGAGGTCGCGCAGCGCGGCCTGGAATAG
- a CDS encoding lipid-binding SYLF domain-containing protein: MKKLLNAFVLLATLAAAVGAHAVTIKRETLIERLDTCEAILQDLQSSTKTAIPADILRRAQGIVIVNQVQAGLLLGIKDGYAVALVRRPNGKWSIPVFLRAGEASFGFQAGVKAVNTVMVLLDDATARLLLKSRFNFGAEAKAMAGVRGGEREAVNKQLVEGANVLVYSLQEGYYLGAAVKTGFMQPNDEANRIFYNTNNRLPELLFSDWTTPPAETRFIMDYVARLTSR, from the coding sequence ATGAAGAAGCTCCTCAACGCCTTTGTCCTCCTGGCCACGCTCGCCGCCGCCGTCGGCGCCCACGCCGTCACGATCAAGCGCGAGACGCTCATCGAGCGCCTCGATACGTGCGAGGCCATCCTCCAAGACCTGCAATCGAGCACGAAGACCGCCATCCCGGCCGACATCCTGCGTCGCGCGCAAGGCATCGTGATCGTCAACCAAGTGCAGGCCGGCCTGCTCCTCGGCATCAAGGACGGCTACGCGGTCGCCCTCGTGCGCCGCCCGAATGGCAAGTGGTCGATCCCCGTTTTCCTCCGCGCGGGCGAAGCCTCGTTCGGCTTCCAGGCCGGCGTGAAGGCCGTCAACACCGTCATGGTGCTCCTCGATGACGCTACCGCTCGCCTGCTCCTCAAGAGCCGCTTCAACTTCGGTGCCGAGGCCAAGGCCATGGCCGGCGTCCGCGGCGGCGAGCGCGAGGCGGTGAACAAGCAGCTGGTCGAGGGCGCCAACGTCCTCGTTTACTCGCTCCAAGAAGGCTACTACCTCGGCGCGGCCGTGAAGACCGGCTTTATGCAGCCCAACGACGAGGCGAACCGGATTTTCTACAACACGAACAATCGCCTGCCCGAGCTGCTCTTCTCCGACTGGACCACGCCGCCGGCCGAGACGCGGTTCATCATGGACTACGTGGCGCGCCTCACGAGCCGCTGA
- a CDS encoding CinA family protein has translation MNIARAEQLKKLLAKKPRLKLAAAESLTGGNVQALITSVSGASDYFVGGITAYTLDEKVRQLGVTRRHAKAVNCVSQQVAVEMAIGACQLFDADLAVATTGYAEPSAKHRIKHPMAWWALVHVKRGGKVAAVSGTVELIGASRVEAQQKIAESVVGMLVAYLESLDAAK, from the coding sequence ATGAACATCGCTCGTGCGGAACAGCTGAAGAAATTGCTCGCGAAGAAGCCCCGCCTGAAGCTCGCGGCGGCGGAGAGCCTCACCGGCGGCAACGTGCAGGCGCTGATCACGAGCGTGAGCGGGGCGTCGGATTATTTCGTGGGCGGCATCACGGCCTACACGCTGGACGAGAAAGTGCGGCAGCTGGGCGTGACGCGTCGGCACGCGAAGGCCGTTAACTGCGTTTCGCAACAGGTCGCCGTGGAGATGGCGATCGGGGCGTGCCAGTTGTTCGATGCCGACCTCGCGGTGGCGACGACCGGCTACGCCGAGCCGTCGGCCAAGCACCGGATCAAGCATCCGATGGCGTGGTGGGCGCTCGTGCACGTGAAGCGGGGCGGCAAGGTGGCGGCGGTGTCCGGCACGGTGGAGTTGATCGGCGCGTCGCGCGTGGAGGCGCAGCAGAAGATCGCCGAGTCGGTCGTCGGCATGCTCGTGGCCTACTTGGAGTCGCTCGACGCGGCGAAGTAA
- a CDS encoding SET domain-containing protein-lysine N-methyltransferase — MKSRGGKSAPRAKLPAALRFERSALHGVGVFARDFIPQGERLLEYVGERITKAEAARREERRRARAEAGAADACVYIFELNRVFDLDGDVPGNPARRINHSCAPNCEAQSDGRRIWIVARRDLAPGEELTYDYGFALAEARRHPCRCGAAECAGFIVSRAQRWRLRRAPKA; from the coding sequence GTGAAGTCGCGGGGCGGAAAGAGCGCGCCGCGCGCAAAACTGCCGGCGGCGCTCCGGTTCGAACGCTCGGCGCTGCACGGCGTCGGCGTGTTCGCGCGCGATTTCATCCCGCAGGGCGAGCGGTTGCTCGAATACGTCGGCGAGCGCATCACGAAAGCCGAGGCGGCGCGCCGCGAGGAACGCCGTCGCGCCCGCGCCGAGGCCGGGGCGGCGGATGCGTGCGTCTATATTTTCGAGCTCAACCGCGTCTTCGATCTCGACGGCGACGTGCCGGGCAATCCCGCGCGGCGCATCAACCACTCGTGCGCGCCGAATTGCGAGGCGCAGTCCGACGGCCGCCGCATCTGGATCGTGGCGCGCCGCGATCTCGCGCCCGGCGAGGAGCTGACCTACGACTACGGTTTCGCGCTCGCCGAAGCGCGGCGGCACCCGTGTCGCTGTGGCGCCGCGGAGTGCGCGGGCTTCATCGTCTCGCGAGCGCAGCGCTGGCGGCTGCGGCGGGCGCCAAAGGCTTGA
- the xth gene encoding exodeoxyribonuclease III, giving the protein MKLLSWNVNGVRAAMKKGLLEWMEASRADIICLQETKAHPGDVQHVAWPAGYQAHWNSALKKGYSGTVVFSREAPLKISEGIGLDEHDQEGRVITAEYADFFLVNVYQPNSQRGLTRLDYRTKEWDPAFLKFLKKLEKKKPVVFCGDLNVAHQEIDLKNPKSNRRNAGFTDEERTNFTALLASGFVDTFREFEQGPDHYTWWSQMMNCRARNIGWRVDYFVASTQLQKRLKRAWIEPLVLGSDHCPVGLELA; this is encoded by the coding sequence ATGAAATTGCTTTCTTGGAACGTGAACGGCGTGCGTGCGGCCATGAAGAAGGGGTTGTTGGAGTGGATGGAAGCGTCGCGGGCCGACATCATTTGTCTTCAGGAAACCAAGGCGCATCCCGGCGATGTGCAGCACGTCGCCTGGCCGGCCGGTTACCAGGCGCACTGGAACTCGGCGCTGAAAAAGGGCTACTCGGGCACGGTGGTCTTCTCGCGCGAGGCGCCGCTGAAGATCAGCGAGGGCATCGGCCTCGACGAGCACGACCAGGAGGGGCGCGTGATCACGGCGGAGTATGCGGACTTTTTCCTCGTCAATGTCTACCAGCCGAATTCGCAGCGCGGGCTCACGCGGCTCGACTACCGCACCAAGGAGTGGGATCCGGCGTTCCTGAAATTTCTCAAGAAGCTCGAGAAGAAAAAGCCCGTCGTGTTCTGCGGCGACCTCAACGTCGCGCACCAGGAGATCGACCTGAAGAACCCGAAGAGCAACCGTCGCAACGCCGGCTTCACCGACGAGGAGCGGACGAACTTCACCGCGCTGCTCGCTTCGGGCTTCGTGGACACGTTCCGCGAGTTCGAGCAGGGGCCCGATCACTACACGTGGTGGAGCCAGATGATGAACTGCCGCGCGCGGAACATCGGGTGGCGCGTCGACTACTTCGTCGCCTCGACCCAGCTGCAAAAGCGCCTGAAGCGCGCGTGGATCGAGCCGCTCGTGCTGGGCAGCGACCATTGTCCGGTGGGGTTGGAGCTGGCGTGA
- a CDS encoding DUF167 domain-containing protein, with product MAAPAPRPSPPSCTLEIKAVPNAPRSAVVGWLGDALKVKVHAPALEGRANEELCEFLADTLQVPRRAVTLLRGDKSRQKVVRIDGLDLAETKRRLHV from the coding sequence ATGGCCGCTCCCGCGCCCCGCCCTTCGCCACCGAGCTGCACGCTCGAAATCAAAGCCGTGCCCAACGCGCCACGCAGCGCCGTCGTCGGCTGGCTCGGCGACGCGCTCAAGGTGAAAGTCCACGCGCCCGCCCTCGAAGGCCGCGCCAACGAGGAACTCTGCGAATTCCTCGCCGACACGCTGCAAGTGCCGCGACGCGCCGTGACGCTCCTGCGCGGCGACAAGTCGCGCCAGAAGGTCGTGCGCATCGACGGCCTCGACCTCGCCGAAACGAAGCGCCGGCTCCACGTTTGA
- a CDS encoding alkene reductase — translation MQLFSPLRLGDVTVPNRIFMAPLTRVRADENHVASDLIVEHYRQRAAGGLLIAEATMVDPNARAFGLEPGIYSDAHAAGWKKVTDAVHAAGGRMALQLWHPGRATHQDLNHGQQPVSSSNKPIRDDVIHTPSGKQAYPAPRALRTDEIAHYVELFRQGAVRAQAAGFDFVEIHGAHGYLIDQFLRDGVNDRTDRYGGSLENRARFLFEIVDAAIGVLGAARVGVRISPLVGFNDMADSNAPALVEYVARGLQQRGVAFLHLRAAKHDAPAEVELARIARKHYSGVLIRNGGYTRDAAEADVKAGLADAVAFGMPFIANPDLPARFAASAPLNSVDMATLYAPGSKGYNDYPALALAR, via the coding sequence TTCCCCGCTCCGCCTCGGTGACGTCACCGTCCCGAACCGCATCTTCATGGCGCCGCTCACGCGCGTGCGCGCCGACGAGAACCACGTCGCATCCGACCTCATCGTCGAACACTACCGCCAGCGCGCCGCCGGCGGCCTGCTCATCGCGGAGGCCACGATGGTCGATCCCAACGCGCGCGCCTTCGGCCTCGAGCCGGGCATCTACAGCGACGCGCATGCGGCGGGTTGGAAGAAAGTGACCGACGCGGTGCATGCGGCCGGCGGGCGCATGGCGTTGCAGCTCTGGCATCCGGGCCGCGCGACGCACCAGGATTTGAACCACGGGCAGCAGCCCGTCTCGTCGTCGAACAAGCCGATCCGCGACGACGTGATCCACACGCCCAGCGGCAAGCAGGCGTATCCCGCGCCGCGCGCGCTGCGCACGGACGAGATCGCGCACTACGTCGAGCTGTTCCGCCAGGGCGCGGTGCGCGCGCAGGCGGCGGGGTTCGACTTCGTGGAAATCCACGGCGCGCACGGCTACCTGATCGACCAATTCCTGCGCGATGGCGTGAACGACCGCACCGATCGCTACGGCGGCTCGCTAGAGAATCGCGCGCGTTTCCTCTTCGAAATCGTCGACGCCGCGATCGGCGTGCTCGGCGCGGCGCGCGTCGGCGTGCGCATTTCGCCGCTCGTGGGTTTCAACGACATGGCGGACAGCAATGCGCCGGCGCTCGTCGAATACGTCGCACGCGGCCTGCAGCAGCGCGGCGTGGCGTTCCTGCACTTGCGCGCGGCGAAACACGACGCGCCCGCCGAGGTCGAGCTCGCGCGCATCGCGCGGAAGCACTACTCCGGCGTGCTCATTCGCAACGGCGGTTACACGCGCGATGCGGCGGAGGCGGACGTGAAGGCCGGTCTCGCGGACGCGGTGGCGTTCGGCATGCCGTTCATCGCGAACCCGGATCTGCCCGCGCGTTTCGCCGCGAGCGCGCCGCTCAACTCCGTCGACATGGCGACGCTCTACGCTCCGGGTTCGAAGGGCTACAACGACTATCCCGCGCTGGCGCTCGCGCGCTGA